The following proteins come from a genomic window of Pseudomonas sp. Z8(2022):
- a CDS encoding DUF2126 domain-containing protein, translating to MSIHVALHHVTHYRYDRAVNLGPQVVRLRPAPHSRTRILSYALNVEPGQHFINWQQDPQGNYLARLVFPEKTREFKVEVDLVAEMAVFNPFDFFLEPYAERIPFDYTEVEQRELAPYLVKLPATPLFAQYLAGIERTPRPSVDFLVELNQRLSRDIRYLIRMEPGVQTPEQSLELASGSCRDSAWLLVQLLRHLGLAARFVSGYLIQLTADVKSLDGPSGTDQDFTDLHAWCEVYLPGAGWIGLDPTSGLFAGEGHIPLACSPEPSSAAPISGGLDECEVEFEHLMSVERVWEAPRVTKPYSESQWQAIQALGRRIDDDLQTHDVRLTMGGEPTFVALDHPDDDEWNTTALGPNKRRLAADLFHRLREHYAPKALVHFGQGKWYPGEQLPRWSLNCFWRRDGEPLWHDPELLADEKRGYGASGETAERFLTTLASYLHVDAGNVFPAYEDWFYYLWRERKLPDNVTPDAPRLSDPLERERMRKVFGQGLDHVVGHVLPLARQVVGEGWQSGRWFLRDEHCRLLPGDSPLGYRLPLDSLPWVSQADYPYINPVDPSQPLPPLPAAAQIQRQLRGVWRGASAAPQSARPATGQSAAGIVRTALCAEPREGRLYLFMPPLAHLEDYLELVAAIEAVAAELNCPVLLEGYEPPLDPCLQYFRVTPDPGVIEVNIHPAASWDELVERCEFLYEAARQSRLSSEKFMIDGRHTGTGGGNHFVLGGATPGDSPFLRRPDLLRSLISYWHNHPSLSYLFSGLFIGPTSQAPRVDEARNDALYELEIAFAQMPEPGRDCPPWLVDRLLRNLLVDVTGNTHRAEFCIDKLYSPDSASGRLGLLELRAFEMPPHAQMSLAQQLLLRALIARFWQEPYRPARLVRWGTELHDRFLLPHFVEQDFTDVLQELAAFGYPLRAEWFAPHLEFRFPKAGDFAVKGIDLELRQALEPWHVLGEEGASGGTVRYVDSSLERMQVKVAGMAPDRYVLTCNGVPVPLRPTGKVGEFVGGVRFRAWQPASCLQPTIGVHAPLVFDLIDTWMQRSLGGCQYHVAHPGGRNYDSLPVNAYEAESRRLARFFRLGHSPGKRPALQPKDNNELPMTLDLRRV from the coding sequence GTGTCGATTCATGTCGCGCTGCACCATGTCACCCACTACCGCTACGATCGCGCGGTCAATCTCGGGCCGCAGGTCGTGCGTCTGCGACCGGCGCCGCACAGCCGCACGCGCATCCTCTCCTACGCGCTGAACGTCGAGCCGGGCCAGCACTTCATCAACTGGCAGCAGGATCCGCAGGGCAACTACCTGGCGCGTCTGGTGTTCCCGGAAAAGACCCGCGAGTTCAAGGTCGAGGTGGATCTGGTCGCCGAGATGGCGGTGTTCAATCCTTTCGATTTCTTTCTCGAACCCTATGCCGAGCGCATTCCCTTCGACTACACCGAGGTCGAGCAGCGCGAGCTGGCGCCGTATCTGGTCAAGCTGCCGGCCACACCGCTGTTCGCCCAGTACCTGGCCGGCATCGAGCGCACACCCAGGCCCAGCGTCGATTTTCTGGTGGAGCTGAACCAGCGTCTGTCACGCGACATCCGCTACCTGATCCGCATGGAACCGGGCGTGCAGACGCCGGAGCAGTCGCTGGAGCTGGCCTCCGGTTCCTGCCGCGACTCGGCCTGGCTGCTGGTGCAGTTGCTGCGTCATCTGGGGCTGGCTGCGCGCTTCGTCTCCGGCTACCTGATCCAGCTCACCGCCGACGTCAAATCCCTCGATGGCCCGAGCGGAACCGATCAGGACTTCACCGACCTGCACGCCTGGTGCGAGGTGTACCTGCCCGGCGCCGGCTGGATCGGTCTCGACCCGACTTCGGGTCTGTTCGCCGGCGAAGGTCATATCCCGCTGGCCTGCAGTCCGGAACCGTCCTCGGCGGCGCCGATCAGCGGCGGGCTGGACGAATGCGAGGTGGAGTTCGAGCACCTGATGAGCGTCGAGCGCGTGTGGGAAGCTCCGCGCGTCACCAAGCCCTACAGTGAGTCGCAGTGGCAGGCGATCCAGGCGCTGGGACGGCGTATCGACGATGACCTGCAGACCCATGACGTACGCCTGACCATGGGCGGCGAGCCGACCTTCGTCGCCCTCGACCATCCCGATGATGACGAGTGGAATACCACCGCACTGGGGCCGAACAAACGGCGCCTGGCTGCCGATCTGTTTCATCGCCTGCGCGAGCATTACGCGCCCAAGGCGCTGGTGCACTTCGGTCAGGGCAAGTGGTATCCGGGCGAGCAGTTGCCGCGCTGGTCGCTGAACTGCTTCTGGCGCCGCGACGGCGAGCCGCTTTGGCACGATCCGGAACTGCTGGCTGACGAGAAGCGCGGTTATGGCGCCAGTGGCGAAACCGCCGAGCGCTTCCTGACGACCCTGGCGTCCTATCTGCACGTGGATGCCGGCAACGTCTTCCCCGCCTATGAAGACTGGTTCTACTACCTGTGGCGCGAGCGCAAGCTGCCGGACAACGTCACTCCCGACGCCCCGCGCCTGAGCGACCCGCTGGAGCGCGAACGGATGCGCAAGGTGTTCGGCCAGGGACTGGATCACGTCGTCGGTCATGTGCTGCCGCTGGCGCGCCAGGTGGTGGGCGAGGGCTGGCAGAGCGGACGCTGGTTCCTGCGTGACGAACACTGCCGGCTGCTGCCGGGCGATTCGCCGCTGGGCTACCGCCTGCCGCTGGACTCGCTGCCCTGGGTCAGCCAGGCCGACTATCCCTATATCAATCCGGTCGATCCCAGCCAGCCGCTGCCACCGCTGCCCGCCGCGGCGCAAATCCAGCGCCAGCTGCGCGGGGTCTGGCGCGGCGCCAGTGCCGCGCCGCAGAGCGCTCGCCCGGCTACCGGGCAATCGGCTGCCGGCATCGTGCGCACCGCGCTGTGCGCCGAACCGCGCGAAGGTCGGCTGTATCTGTTCATGCCGCCACTGGCGCACCTGGAGGACTACCTGGAGCTGGTCGCGGCCATCGAGGCGGTGGCCGCCGAGCTGAACTGCCCGGTCCTGCTGGAAGGCTACGAGCCACCACTCGATCCGTGTTTGCAGTATTTCCGCGTCACCCCCGACCCGGGGGTGATCGAGGTGAACATTCACCCGGCTGCCAGCTGGGACGAACTGGTCGAACGCTGCGAATTCCTTTACGAGGCGGCGCGTCAATCGCGGCTGTCCAGCGAGAAGTTCATGATCGACGGGCGCCACACCGGCACCGGCGGCGGCAACCACTTCGTCCTCGGCGGGGCGACGCCGGGCGACTCGCCTTTTCTTCGTCGCCCGGATCTTCTGCGCAGCCTGATCAGCTACTGGCACAACCACCCCTCGCTTTCGTATCTGTTCAGCGGTTTGTTTATCGGCCCGACCTCGCAGGCGCCGCGTGTGGACGAGGCGCGCAACGATGCGCTGTACGAGCTGGAGATCGCCTTCGCGCAGATGCCCGAGCCGGGCCGCGACTGTCCGCCGTGGCTGGTCGACCGCCTGCTGCGCAACCTGCTGGTGGACGTCACCGGCAACACCCATCGCGCCGAGTTCTGCATCGACAAGCTGTACTCTCCGGACTCGGCCAGCGGTCGCCTCGGCCTGCTCGAACTGCGCGCCTTCGAGATGCCGCCGCACGCGCAGATGAGCCTGGCCCAGCAACTGCTGCTGCGCGCGCTGATCGCCCGCTTCTGGCAGGAGCCCTACCGCCCAGCCAGGTTGGTGCGCTGGGGTACCGAGCTGCACGACCGTTTTCTGCTGCCGCATTTCGTCGAGCAGGATTTCACCGACGTGCTGCAGGAGCTGGCCGCCTTCGGTTACCCGCTGCGTGCCGAATGGTTTGCACCACATCTGGAGTTTCGTTTTCCCAAGGCCGGCGATTTCGCGGTCAAGGGCATCGACCTGGAACTGCGCCAGGCCCTGGAGCCCTGGCACGTGCTGGGCGAGGAGGGTGCCAGCGGCGGCACCGTGCGCTACGTCGACTCGTCGCTGGAGCGCATGCAGGTCAAGGTCGCCGGCATGGCGCCGGATCGCTACGTACTGACCTGCAACGGCGTGCCGGTGCCGTTGCGGCCCACCGGCAAGGTCGGCGAGTTCGTTGGCGGCGTGCGCTTTCGCGCCTGGCAGCCGGCCAGTTGCCTGCAGCCGACCATCGGCGTGCACGCGCCGCTGGTGTTCGACCTGATCGACACCTGGATGCAGCGCTCGCTGGGCGGCTGCCAGTACCATGTGGCGCATCCGGGCGGACGCAACTACGACAGCCTGCCGGTCAACGCCTACGAGGCCGAGAGCCGGCGCCTGGCGCGTTTCTTCCGCCTCGGCCACAGCCCGGGCAAGCGCCCGGCACTGCAACCGAAGGACAACAATGAATTGCCGATGACTCTGGATCTGCGTCGGGTTTGA
- a CDS encoding parallel beta-helix domain-containing protein — translation MRVAAPSLFALSLLLVACGDGDVAPVANLDFQKQLQTQLIKARPGEVIEIPAGTWQLDRSLSLKVSGVTLRGAGMDKTILNFKGQKSGAEGLLVNASDFTIEDLALEDTKGDALKVVGGENIVIRRVRTEWTNGPATENGAYGIYPVQTENVLIDGVVAIGASDAGIYVGQSRNVVVRNSRAERNVAGIEIENTIGADVYDNVATGNTGGILVFNMPNLPQPGHTTRVYRNKVEGNNHDNFGHKGTPVASVPAGSGVLVNSNDKVEIFDNDIGDHRTANVIVSSYFSTGYTDLSTTEDFDPYPEAIHIHGNRFGAAGTSPDNLELKALKLAKFGLNGRLPDILWDGYVNPEKEVNGKLPPELAICIDNGDAGILNVDGPGGYRNISTDIGPHRCELPRLPAVELRAALAEAGDEA, via the coding sequence ATGCGTGTTGCTGCCCCCTCGCTGTTCGCCCTGTCTCTGTTGCTGGTCGCATGCGGCGACGGTGATGTTGCGCCTGTTGCCAACCTCGATTTTCAGAAACAGCTGCAGACTCAGCTGATCAAGGCCAGGCCCGGTGAAGTGATCGAGATTCCCGCAGGTACCTGGCAGCTCGACCGCAGCCTCAGTCTCAAGGTCAGCGGGGTGACTCTCAGGGGCGCCGGCATGGACAAGACCATCCTCAACTTCAAGGGCCAGAAGTCCGGCGCCGAGGGGCTGCTGGTGAATGCCTCCGACTTCACCATCGAGGATCTGGCGCTCGAAGATACCAAGGGCGATGCGCTCAAGGTCGTGGGCGGCGAGAACATCGTCATCCGTCGCGTGCGCACCGAGTGGACCAACGGCCCAGCTACCGAGAATGGTGCCTACGGCATCTACCCGGTGCAGACCGAGAATGTGCTGATCGACGGCGTGGTGGCCATAGGTGCCTCGGACGCCGGCATCTATGTCGGCCAATCGCGCAACGTGGTGGTGCGCAACAGCCGTGCCGAGCGCAACGTCGCGGGTATCGAGATCGAGAACACCATCGGTGCCGACGTCTACGACAACGTCGCCACCGGCAATACCGGCGGCATCCTGGTATTCAACATGCCCAATCTGCCGCAGCCGGGGCACACCACGCGGGTCTATCGCAACAAGGTCGAAGGCAACAATCACGACAACTTTGGCCACAAGGGCACGCCGGTGGCCAGTGTCCCGGCCGGTTCCGGCGTACTGGTCAACTCCAACGACAAGGTGGAGATCTTCGACAACGACATCGGCGATCACCGCACGGCCAACGTCATCGTCAGCAGCTACTTCAGCACCGGATATACCGACCTTTCCACCACCGAGGATTTCGATCCCTATCCGGAGGCTATCCATATCCATGGCAATCGTTTCGGCGCAGCGGGCACAAGCCCTGACAATCTCGAACTCAAGGCGCTGAAGCTGGCCAAGTTCGGTCTCAATGGCCGCCTGCCGGATATCCTCTGGGACGGCTACGTGAATCCCGAGAAGGAGGTGAACGGCAAGCTGCCGCCCGAACTGGCCATCTGCATCGACAATGGCGACGCCGGCATCCTCAATGTCGATGGCCCGGGCGGCTACAGGAACATCAGTACCGACATCGGGCCGCATCGCTGCGAGCTGCCCCGTCTGCCTGCCGTCGAGCTGCGTGCCGCGCTGGCCGAGGCGGGTGATGAGGCATGA
- a CDS encoding diguanylate cyclase encodes MLQRFAFLLAFLLGLSTSGPAAASVLLTDASSGMPLNAHIELLEDTNGNLSIEDLTNPEQQARFHPANGRASVGQSLNPWWIKLTLQRDTHAPANWVLEVGSVTQLDLQLYQPDGQGGWLLRQSGERVPYHESRDHPYRRMVFDLPPLGEQPTTFYLRAFDPAGNSFPLRIWQLDELKQLAASENLVLGAIYGVIFALLLYNLFILISLRDKAYFWYVLTTAFALVFIISMTGHGAQYLWPGGAVPPWFDRVTLPSLWGLFACRFTQTLLQTKLYVRWAHHLLSMACALYIVAIVLNLFGQRYLAAWIIALLSLTSIPAALGSAVVRWRQGFFPAQLYLYGYGLVLGSVSILLLRTTGVLQPAQWNAYVFPLAVAAESILFSFALAYRIQILKQERAVALQQADREKTARLAQLQASADELQAAITRRTAELAAANERLRERERELQHAAFHDPLTELPNRRYLVERCESALGHAQRHKESVALLLIDLDHFKPINDRFGHAAGDMMLQVIAKRLRERVRLGDAVARLGGDEFAVLICGSDAESQAREIAERLLAELSEPVHYGAERLRVTISLGVALYPQHAQNFAGLYKVADQTLYRVKELGRSGARVHGDDGELSEQACLQLDVLKVPSGLA; translated from the coding sequence ATGCTGCAGCGTTTCGCCTTCCTGCTCGCCTTTCTGCTAGGTCTGTCGACTTCGGGCCCGGCCGCGGCATCCGTGCTACTCACCGATGCCAGCAGCGGCATGCCGCTCAACGCCCATATCGAGTTGCTGGAAGACACTAACGGCAACCTGAGCATCGAAGATCTCACCAACCCCGAGCAGCAGGCCCGCTTTCACCCGGCCAATGGCCGGGCCAGTGTCGGCCAGAGCCTGAACCCCTGGTGGATAAAACTCACCCTGCAACGCGATACGCACGCGCCAGCCAACTGGGTACTGGAGGTAGGCTCGGTAACCCAGCTCGACCTGCAGCTCTACCAACCCGATGGCCAAGGCGGCTGGCTGCTGCGCCAATCCGGCGAACGGGTGCCCTATCACGAGAGTCGCGACCACCCTTACCGGCGCATGGTGTTCGACCTGCCGCCCCTCGGCGAACAGCCGACCACCTTCTACCTGCGCGCCTTCGACCCTGCCGGCAACTCATTCCCGCTACGCATCTGGCAGCTCGATGAACTCAAGCAACTGGCAGCCAGCGAAAACCTGGTGCTAGGCGCCATCTACGGCGTGATCTTCGCACTGCTGCTGTACAACCTGTTCATCCTCATCTCGCTACGCGACAAGGCCTACTTCTGGTACGTGCTGACCACTGCGTTCGCACTGGTATTCATCATCAGCATGACCGGCCATGGCGCGCAGTATCTGTGGCCCGGCGGCGCGGTCCCGCCCTGGTTTGATCGCGTCACCCTGCCCTCGCTGTGGGGGCTGTTCGCCTGCCGCTTCACCCAGACCCTGCTGCAGACCAAACTGTACGTGCGCTGGGCACATCACCTGCTGAGCATGGCCTGCGCCCTCTACATCGTCGCCATCGTGCTCAACCTGTTCGGTCAGCGCTACCTGGCGGCCTGGATCATCGCCCTGCTGTCGCTGACCAGCATCCCGGCAGCACTCGGCAGCGCCGTGGTGCGGTGGCGTCAGGGTTTCTTCCCGGCGCAGCTGTATCTGTACGGCTATGGTCTGGTGCTCGGCAGCGTGAGTATCCTGCTGCTGCGCACCACGGGCGTGCTGCAACCGGCGCAGTGGAATGCCTATGTGTTCCCGCTGGCAGTGGCCGCCGAATCCATCCTGTTCTCTTTCGCCCTGGCTTATCGCATTCAGATACTCAAGCAGGAGCGCGCCGTGGCGCTGCAACAGGCCGATCGCGAGAAGACTGCGCGCCTGGCCCAACTGCAGGCCAGTGCCGACGAGCTGCAAGCCGCGATAACCAGACGCACCGCCGAACTGGCCGCAGCCAATGAACGGCTGCGAGAACGCGAGCGCGAGCTGCAGCATGCCGCCTTTCACGATCCACTGACCGAGCTGCCCAACCGCCGCTATCTGGTCGAACGCTGCGAGTCGGCGCTGGGGCATGCCCAACGGCACAAGGAGAGTGTGGCTCTGCTGTTGATCGACCTGGATCACTTCAAACCGATCAATGATCGCTTCGGCCACGCGGCCGGCGACATGATGCTGCAGGTAATCGCCAAGCGCCTGCGCGAACGTGTGCGTCTTGGCGATGCAGTGGCGCGTCTGGGCGGTGACGAGTTCGCCGTGCTGATCTGCGGCAGCGACGCCGAAAGCCAGGCCCGGGAGATCGCCGAACGCCTGCTGGCGGAGCTTTCCGAGCCGGTGCACTACGGTGCCGAGCGCCTGCGTGTAACCATCAGCCTCGGCGTGGCGCTCTACCCGCAGCATGCACAGAACTTTGCCGGGCTGTACAAGGTCGCCGATCAGACGCTCTATCGGGTCAAGGAGCTGGGCCGCTCGGGAGCCCGCGTGCACGGCGATGATGGTGAGCTGAGCGAACAGGCCTGCCTGCAGCTGGACGTACTCAAGGTGCCCAGCGGCCTGGCCTAA
- a CDS encoding SO2930 family diheme c-type cytochrome: protein MKSGWLLLISALLAACEQPRTPLYLPSGENYPEKLSEWGVLQQRDGRLQPVEGVLPYDLNTPLFTDYAHKLRTIWMPSGTNARYGEARFDYPVGTVLSKTFYYPRDAQGRLLRSEQHNAEAVELERVRLIETRILLHQEQGWVALPYVWDGDQREATLDWAGASFELELHDERGEVLAVDYQVPDANQCAGCHEEQAGKGAQPLGPKARHLNRDFAYADGTANQLQRWQSAGFLQGVPADMADVPRNALWGAPREGESLETRARSYLDANCAHCHNPQGPGRTSGLYLDSDTPLSIAYGLCKQPVAAGKGSGDRLVDIHPGAPEKSVLSFRLHSTDPSIMMPELGRSTSHREGLEVIDRWIASLDGEC, encoded by the coding sequence ATGAAGAGCGGCTGGCTGTTGCTCATCAGTGCGCTGCTCGCCGCCTGCGAGCAGCCACGTACACCGCTGTACCTGCCCAGTGGCGAGAACTATCCGGAAAAGCTCAGTGAATGGGGTGTGCTGCAGCAGCGCGACGGCCGCCTGCAGCCTGTCGAGGGTGTGTTGCCCTACGACCTGAACACGCCGCTGTTCACCGACTATGCGCACAAGCTGCGCACCATCTGGATGCCCTCAGGCACTAACGCGCGGTATGGCGAAGCCCGTTTCGATTACCCGGTGGGCACCGTACTGAGCAAGACCTTCTACTATCCGCGCGACGCTCAGGGACGCTTGCTGCGCAGTGAGCAGCACAATGCCGAGGCAGTAGAGCTTGAACGGGTGAGGCTGATCGAGACTCGCATCCTGCTGCACCAGGAGCAGGGCTGGGTCGCTCTGCCCTATGTCTGGGATGGCGATCAGCGCGAGGCGACCCTGGACTGGGCGGGCGCCAGCTTCGAGCTGGAGTTGCATGATGAGCGCGGCGAGGTGCTGGCGGTGGACTATCAGGTGCCCGATGCGAACCAGTGCGCGGGTTGTCATGAGGAACAGGCGGGCAAGGGGGCGCAACCGCTGGGGCCGAAAGCGCGGCATCTGAACAGGGATTTTGCCTATGCCGATGGCACGGCCAACCAGTTGCAGCGCTGGCAGTCTGCCGGTTTTCTGCAGGGTGTTCCGGCCGATATGGCGGACGTTCCGCGAAACGCCCTGTGGGGGGCACCGCGTGAGGGCGAGAGCCTGGAGACGCGGGCGCGCAGTTATCTGGATGCCAACTGCGCGCATTGCCACAACCCTCAAGGGCCGGGGCGGACCTCCGGGCTGTATCTCGACTCGGACACGCCGCTGAGCATCGCCTATGGGCTATGCAAGCAGCCGGTTGCGGCCGGCAAGGGCTCCGGCGACCGCCTTGTGGACATTCATCCCGGTGCGCCTGAAAAGTCGGTGCTGAGCTTTCGCCTGCACAGCACCGACCCCAGCATCATGATGCCCGAACTGGGGCGGTCCACCTCCCACCGCGAAGGACTGGAGGTGATCGACCGCTGGATTGCCAGCCTCGACGGCGAGTGCTGA
- the alr gene encoding alanine racemase, with protein sequence MRPLAAIIDLSAIAHNYAVAKRCAPGRQAFAVVKANAYGHGVREVVTALHDVADGFAVACLEEAAEVRAMHGEARILLLEGCFEAGEYAIAAQLGLDLVVQSAAQAEALLASEPVRPLNVWLKLDSGMHRLGFDAASLRHWHARLESAEQVAELNLISHFACADERGHPLTEQQVERFLDLLDLDFSHRSLANSAAVLTIPAAHMDWLRPGIMLYGATPFAELSARELGLKPAMTLAARVIAVREVAVGESVGYGASWVAQRPSRIATVSCGYADGYPRHAPSGTPVLVEGQRAVLAGRVSMDMLAVDITDLPEADIDSPVELWGANLPLDEVATACGTIGYELLTKVTARVPRRYIG encoded by the coding sequence ATGCGTCCGCTTGCTGCCATCATCGACCTCTCCGCCATTGCTCACAACTACGCTGTCGCCAAGCGCTGCGCGCCCGGGCGCCAGGCTTTTGCGGTGGTCAAGGCCAACGCCTATGGGCACGGTGTCCGTGAGGTGGTCACGGCGCTGCACGATGTGGCCGATGGCTTCGCCGTGGCCTGCCTGGAAGAGGCAGCGGAAGTACGCGCCATGCATGGCGAGGCGCGCATCCTGCTGCTCGAGGGCTGCTTCGAGGCCGGCGAATACGCCATTGCCGCGCAGCTGGGGCTCGATCTGGTGGTGCAGAGCGCGGCGCAGGCTGAGGCCCTGCTCGCCAGTGAGCCGGTGCGGCCGCTGAATGTCTGGCTGAAGCTGGACTCCGGCATGCATCGGCTGGGTTTCGATGCCGCCAGCCTGCGCCACTGGCACGCACGGCTCGAGAGCGCCGAGCAGGTCGCCGAGCTCAATCTGATCAGCCATTTCGCCTGTGCCGACGAGCGCGGTCATCCGCTCACCGAACAGCAGGTGGAGCGTTTCCTCGATCTGCTGGACCTCGACTTCAGCCATCGCTCGCTGGCCAACTCCGCGGCCGTGCTGACCATTCCCGCCGCGCACATGGACTGGCTGCGCCCGGGCATCATGCTCTATGGCGCCACGCCGTTTGCCGAACTGAGTGCGCGTGAGCTTGGCCTGAAGCCTGCCATGACCCTGGCTGCCCGGGTAATCGCCGTGCGCGAAGTGGCGGTTGGTGAAAGTGTCGGTTATGGCGCGAGCTGGGTAGCGCAGCGGCCTTCGCGCATTGCCACGGTCAGCTGCGGTTATGCCGACGGTTACCCGCGCCATGCACCGAGTGGCACGCCGGTACTCGTCGAGGGGCAGCGTGCCGTGCTGGCGGGTCGGGTGTCGATGGACATGCTGGCTGTGGATATCACCGACCTGCCCGAGGCCGATATCGATTCGCCGGTGGAGCTATGGGGCGCCAATCTGCCGCTGGACGAGGTGGCGACGGCGTGCGGCACCATTGGCTACGAGTTGCTGACCAAGGTCACAGCGCGGGTGCCGCGTCGCTATATCGGTTAG
- a CDS encoding YgiQ family radical SAM protein, with product MQAAKPLFDYPKYWAECFGPAPFLPMSREEMDQLGWDSCDIIIVTGDAYVDHPSFGMAIIGRLLEAQGFRVGIIAQPDWRSKDDFMKLGEPNLFFGVAAGNMDSMINRYTADKKIRSDDAYTPGGLAGKRPDRASLVYSQRCKEAYTHVPVILGGIEASLRRIAHYDYWQDKVRRSILMDATADILLYGNAERAVVEIAQRLSRGEKVEAITDVRGTAFVRRDTPDGWFEIDSTRIDRPGRVDKIINPYVNTQDTEACAIEQAKGEVEDPNEAKVVQILESPRMTRDKTVIRLPSFEKVRNDPVLYAHANRVLHLETNPGNARALVQKHGEVDVWFNPPPIPMTTEEMDYVFGMPYARVPHPAYGKEKIPAYEMIRFSVNIMRGCFGGCTFCSITEHEGRIIQNRSHDSILREIEEMRDKVPGFTGVVSDLGGPTANMYRIACKDPEIEKHCRKPSCVFPGICENLNTDHSSLIELYRKARALPGVKKILIASGLRYDLAVESPEYVKELVTHHVGGYLKIAPEHTERGPLDKMMKPGIGSYDRFKQMFEKFSKEAGKEQYLIPYFIAAHPGTTDEDMMNLALWLKRNGFRADQVQAFYPSPMATATAMYHSGKNPLRKVTYKSDGVTIVKSEQQRRLHKAFLRYHDPKGWPMLREALERMGRADLIGNGKHQLIPTYQPQTDEYQSARRKNSTPAGSKKVGRILTQHNGLPPRASDGAKPWDKREQAKAAAFAKLQEQKKGGKASGGKKKPRPVAPR from the coding sequence ATGCAAGCCGCCAAGCCGCTGTTCGACTATCCCAAGTACTGGGCCGAGTGTTTCGGGCCTGCGCCCTTCCTGCCGATGAGCCGGGAAGAGATGGATCAGCTTGGCTGGGACAGCTGCGACATCATCATCGTCACCGGCGATGCCTACGTCGATCATCCTTCGTTCGGCATGGCCATCATCGGCCGGCTGCTCGAAGCCCAGGGCTTTCGCGTCGGCATCATTGCCCAGCCGGACTGGCGCAGCAAAGACGACTTCATGAAGCTCGGCGAGCCGAATCTGTTCTTCGGCGTGGCCGCAGGCAACATGGACTCGATGATCAACCGCTACACCGCGGACAAGAAGATCCGCTCCGACGATGCCTACACTCCCGGCGGTCTGGCCGGCAAGCGCCCGGATCGCGCCAGTCTGGTCTACAGCCAGCGCTGCAAGGAGGCCTACACCCATGTACCGGTGATCCTCGGCGGCATCGAGGCTTCGCTGCGCCGTATCGCCCATTACGACTACTGGCAGGACAAGGTGCGTCGTTCGATCCTGATGGACGCCACTGCCGACATCCTTCTTTACGGCAACGCCGAACGTGCGGTGGTCGAGATCGCCCAGCGCCTGTCGCGGGGCGAGAAGGTGGAAGCCATCACCGATGTGCGTGGCACCGCTTTCGTTCGTCGTGATACGCCGGATGGCTGGTTCGAGATCGACTCGACCCGTATCGACCGGCCCGGCCGCGTCGACAAGATCATCAATCCCTACGTCAATACGCAGGACACCGAGGCCTGTGCCATCGAGCAGGCCAAAGGCGAGGTCGAAGACCCCAACGAAGCCAAGGTGGTGCAGATTCTCGAAAGCCCGCGCATGACCCGCGACAAGACGGTGATCCGCCTGCCGTCCTTCGAGAAGGTGCGCAACGACCCGGTGCTCTATGCCCACGCCAACCGCGTGCTGCACCTGGAAACCAACCCGGGCAACGCCCGCGCGCTGGTGCAGAAGCATGGCGAGGTGGATGTGTGGTTCAACCCACCACCCATTCCCATGACCACCGAGGAAATGGACTACGTGTTCGGCATGCCCTACGCGCGCGTGCCGCACCCCGCGTATGGCAAGGAGAAGATTCCGGCCTACGAGATGATCCGTTTCTCGGTGAACATCATGCGCGGCTGCTTCGGCGGCTGCACCTTCTGCTCCATTACCGAGCACGAAGGCCGCATCATCCAGAACCGTTCCCACGACTCGATTCTGCGCGAGATCGAGGAGATGCGTGACAAGGTGCCGGGCTTTACCGGCGTGGTCTCCGACCTGGGCGGGCCGACCGCCAACATGTACCGCATCGCCTGCAAGGACCCGGAGATCGAGAAGCACTGCCGCAAACCGTCGTGCGTGTTCCCGGGTATCTGCGAGAACCTCAACACCGACCACAGCTCGCTGATCGAGCTGTACCGCAAGGCCCGCGCTCTGCCAGGGGTGAAGAAGATTCTGATCGCTTCGGGGCTGCGCTACGACCTTGCTGTCGAGTCGCCTGAGTATGTGAAGGAGCTGGTCACCCATCACGTTGGCGGCTATCTGAAGATCGCTCCGGAGCACACCGAGCGCGGCCCGCTGGACAAGATGATGAAGCCGGGGATCGGCAGCTACGACCGCTTCAAGCAGATGTTCGAGAAATTCTCGAAGGAAGCGGGCAAGGAGCAGTACCTGATCCCGTACTTCATCGCCGCGCACCCGGGCACTACCGACGAGGACATGATGAACCTCGCACTGTGGCTCAAACGCAACGGTTTCCGCGCCGACCAGGTGCAGGCCTTCTACCCGTCGCCGATGGCCACGGCCACGGCCATGTACCACTCGGGCAAGAACCCGCTGCGCAAGGTCACCTACAAGAGCGACGGTGTGACCATCGTCAAGAGCGAACAGCAGCGTCGCCTGCACAAGGCCTTCCTGCGTTACCACGACCCGAAGGGCTGGCCGATGCTGCGTGAGGCACTGGAGCGCATGGGCCGCGCCGACCTGATCGGCAACGGCAAGCATCAGCTGATTCCGACCTATCAGCCGCAGACCGACGAGTACCAGAGCGCGCGGCGCAAGAACTCGACACCTGCCGGCAGCAAGAAGGTCGGCAGGATCCTGACCCAGCACAACGGCCTGCCACCGCGCGCCAGCGATGGTGCCAAACCCTGGGACAAGCGCGAGCAGGCCAAGGCGGCTGCCTTCGCCAAACTGCAGGAGCAGAAGAAGGGCGGCAAGGCTTCGGGCGGCAAGAAGAAGCCGCGTCCGGTCGCTCCGCGCTGA